Proteins found in one bacterium genomic segment:
- a CDS encoding DNA-binding protein — protein sequence MEKPVLLTVSEVSRLLRIQRAKVYLLIETGALDGTKVGGDWRIRTDSIEKLIGELPLSVFNSGEKKAA from the coding sequence ATGGAAAAGCCAGTGCTTTTAACAGTTAGCGAGGTGTCACGTCTTCTGAGAATCCAACGAGCAAAGGTATATTTGCTTATTGAAACTGGGGCACTCGATGGGACGAAAGTCGGCGGTGATTGGAGAATCCGTACAGATTCAATCGAGAAGCTTATAGGCGAGCTTCCGCTTTCAGTCTTCAATTCAGGTGAGAAAAAGGCTGCATAG